From the Armatimonadota bacterium genome, one window contains:
- a CDS encoding ACT domain-containing protein, translating to MKVSQLSVFIENKSGRLADVTRTLANAGINVRALSIADTIDYGLLRLIVNDPARAKSELTNAGFTVALTEVLAIEVPDKPGGLAGIIDAFAECGLNIEYMYAFVGTSGENAIVIFRVEKVDEAMSSLQKKGVKVLSGEKLYAI from the coding sequence GTGAAAGTAAGCCAGCTATCTGTATTTATAGAAAACAAGTCGGGCCGCCTGGCGGATGTCACGCGGACTCTGGCGAACGCCGGGATCAATGTGCGCGCTTTATCTATTGCCGATACCATTGATTATGGTCTTCTCAGGCTCATAGTCAACGATCCCGCGCGGGCGAAATCCGAGCTTACGAACGCAGGCTTTACTGTTGCGCTTACGGAGGTGCTTGCGATTGAGGTGCCTGACAAGCCGGGCGGTCTTGCCGGGATCATAGACGCATTTGCCGAGTGCGGTCTGAATATCGAGTACATGTATGCCTTTGTCGGCACCTCCGGTGAGAATGCTATAGTCATATTCAGGGTCGAGAAGGTGGATGAGGCTATGTCGTCACTTCAGAAAAAGGGCGTCAAGGTACTCAGCGGCGAGAAATTGTATGCAATATAA